The following proteins come from a genomic window of Aquimarina sp. MAR_2010_214:
- a CDS encoding NADP-dependent isocitrate dehydrogenase: MGVDNSKIVYTKTDEAPALATYSFLPIVQKFTKTANINIETKDISLAARILSSFPEKLTDKQKQADALAELGQLAQTPEANIIKLPNISASVPQLKAAIAELQLQGFDLPNYPEEPENDAEKEIKNRYDKIKGSAVNPVLREGNSDRRAPKPVKQYARKNPHSMGAWSPDSKTHVATMSNGDFCSNEKSVTIDKAGDIKIELVDQNGSTTTLKEKITLLEGEVIDATVMSKKALITFLKEQIADAKEKDVLFSLHMKATMMKVSDPIIFGHAVEVFFKDVFEKHATTFEEIGVEVNNGFGDLINKLKKVPDTKKAEIEADIQACYEKGPKLAMVNSDQGITNLHVPSDVIIDASMPAMIRNSGQMWDAQGNTQDTKAVIPDSSYAGIYQETIDFCKKHGAFDPTTMGTVPNVGLMAKKAEEYGSHDKTFEIQGNGIVRVIDASGNTLIEHPVEQGDIWRMCQTKDAPIKDWVKLAVNRARATNIPAIFWLDKNRAHDAELIKKVNTYLPEHDTTGLDIRIMSPIEATRFSLERIAAGKDTISVTGNVLRDYNTDLFPILELGTSAKMLSIVPLMNGGGLFETGAGGSAPKHVQQFNKEGHLRWDSLGEFLALAVSLEHLGETNNNTKALIIAEALDQATIKFLENRKSPSRKVNELDNRGSHFYLALYWAQELAEQTQDKELQNEFAIVAKQLADNETKIINELNDAQGNAVDMGGYYWPNVDKVSTAMRPSKTLNTIIEK, encoded by the coding sequence ATGGGAGTTGATAACTCAAAAATAGTGTACACCAAAACAGATGAAGCACCAGCTTTAGCTACTTATTCTTTTTTACCTATTGTTCAAAAATTCACTAAAACAGCAAATATCAATATTGAAACAAAAGATATTTCTCTTGCAGCTCGAATTTTATCTAGTTTTCCCGAAAAATTAACTGATAAGCAAAAACAAGCTGATGCTTTGGCAGAATTAGGTCAACTTGCCCAAACACCAGAAGCAAATATCATTAAGTTGCCTAACATAAGTGCTTCTGTGCCTCAATTGAAAGCTGCCATTGCAGAATTACAACTTCAAGGATTTGATCTTCCAAATTACCCTGAAGAACCTGAGAATGATGCAGAAAAAGAAATTAAAAACCGATACGACAAAATAAAAGGTAGTGCAGTAAATCCTGTTCTAAGAGAAGGGAACTCTGATCGTAGAGCTCCAAAACCCGTAAAGCAATATGCTAGAAAGAATCCACATTCTATGGGTGCCTGGAGCCCTGATTCTAAAACTCATGTAGCCACCATGTCTAATGGAGATTTTTGCTCAAACGAAAAATCAGTTACTATAGATAAGGCTGGAGATATAAAAATTGAATTGGTAGATCAAAATGGAAGCACAACTACCTTAAAAGAAAAAATAACATTACTGGAAGGAGAAGTTATAGATGCTACAGTAATGAGCAAAAAAGCACTTATCACTTTTCTTAAGGAACAAATAGCTGATGCAAAGGAGAAAGATGTATTGTTTTCTTTACATATGAAAGCTACGATGATGAAAGTTTCTGACCCAATTATATTTGGTCATGCAGTAGAAGTGTTTTTTAAAGATGTATTCGAAAAACACGCTACTACCTTTGAAGAAATTGGTGTTGAAGTAAATAATGGTTTTGGAGACCTTATCAACAAACTAAAAAAGGTACCAGATACCAAAAAAGCCGAAATAGAAGCTGATATACAAGCATGTTATGAAAAAGGGCCAAAACTAGCGATGGTAAATTCTGATCAAGGAATCACCAATCTACATGTACCAAGTGACGTGATTATCGATGCATCTATGCCAGCAATGATTCGTAATTCTGGTCAAATGTGGGACGCACAAGGAAACACACAAGATACCAAAGCAGTTATCCCAGATAGTAGTTATGCCGGAATATACCAAGAGACTATAGACTTTTGTAAAAAACATGGAGCTTTTGATCCAACTACTATGGGAACCGTTCCAAATGTTGGACTTATGGCCAAAAAAGCCGAAGAATACGGTTCTCATGACAAAACATTCGAAATTCAAGGTAATGGTATTGTTCGTGTCATTGATGCTTCTGGAAACACACTAATAGAACACCCTGTAGAACAAGGTGATATTTGGAGAATGTGCCAAACCAAAGATGCTCCTATAAAAGATTGGGTAAAACTTGCTGTAAACAGAGCAAGAGCAACAAACATCCCTGCTATTTTCTGGTTAGACAAAAATAGAGCGCACGATGCCGAGCTAATTAAAAAAGTAAACACTTATTTACCAGAACATGATACTACTGGATTAGACATTAGGATTATGTCACCTATTGAAGCAACTCGCTTTTCATTAGAAAGAATTGCAGCTGGTAAAGACACAATTTCTGTAACAGGAAATGTCTTACGAGATTACAATACCGACCTCTTCCCTATTCTAGAATTGGGTACAAGTGCAAAAATGTTATCTATTGTTCCTTTAATGAATGGCGGTGGTTTATTTGAAACCGGAGCAGGAGGTTCTGCACCAAAACATGTACAACAGTTTAATAAAGAAGGGCACCTAAGATGGGATTCTTTAGGAGAATTCTTAGCTCTTGCCGTATCTCTAGAACATCTCGGAGAAACTAATAACAACACCAAAGCTTTGATTATCGCAGAAGCACTTGATCAAGCTACTATCAAATTTCTGGAGAATAGGAAATCACCTTCCCGTAAGGTAAATGAACTGGATAACAGAGGAAGTCACTTTTATCTGGCTTTATACTGGGCACAAGAACTTGCAGAACAAACTCAAGATAAAGAATTACAAAACGAGTTTGCCATAGTTGCAAAACAACTTGCTGATAATGAAACTAAAATTATCAATGAACTTAATGATGCACAAGGTAATGCTGTTGATATGGGAGGATATTATTGGCCAAATGTAGATAAAGTTTCTACAGCAATGCGTCCAAGTAAGACACTTAATACCATTATTGAAAAATAA
- a CDS encoding RNA polymerase sigma factor, translated as METNILYTHKDLVEKSKSGDRNSQYRLYELYVDAMYNVSMRILSIKEDAEDVVQDSFVEAFKNLKSFRYESTFGSWLKRIVINKSLNHLKVKKIPVTPLDQHEYHISEEIIDPVKSNDINKIKKGIKILPDGYRQIINLYLIEGYDHIEIAEILGIAISTSKSQYHRAKKKLVEIVNTL; from the coding sequence TTGGAAACCAATATTCTTTATACGCATAAAGATCTTGTAGAAAAAAGCAAGTCTGGTGATAGGAATTCGCAATACCGATTATATGAGCTCTATGTAGATGCCATGTATAACGTAAGTATGCGAATACTAAGCATAAAAGAAGATGCAGAAGATGTCGTACAAGATAGTTTTGTAGAGGCTTTCAAAAATTTAAAATCTTTTAGGTACGAAAGTACTTTTGGTTCTTGGTTAAAGAGAATAGTAATTAATAAAAGTTTAAATCATTTAAAGGTAAAAAAGATACCTGTTACTCCTCTTGATCAACACGAATATCATATTAGTGAAGAGATAATTGACCCTGTTAAATCTAATGATATTAACAAAATAAAAAAAGGAATTAAAATTCTTCCTGATGGATATAGACAAATTATAAATCTCTATTTGATTGAAGGATACGATCATATAGAAATTGCAGAGATATTAGGTATCGCCATTTCGACTTCGAAATCACAATACCATAGAGCAAAGAAAAAATTAGTTGAAATCGTAAACACATTATAA
- a CDS encoding serine hydrolase, whose amino-acid sequence MKKATSLLLLFLIFSCGIDDDILHTHIELQELYDESELVGLSVAIVDNRKVLYKNSFGHADINKNKRYSSHTIQNIGSISKTFIALAVMKAVEQGKLDLDTNINTYLPFDVIHPLYPEKPITVRHLATHTSGITDGEVYYRSYLFEDPNQLDVSAFPEDYQPIVELIKANVKIDDSVFFENALSASGPWYSQDSFLENAPGEKYEYSNIAAALAAFVVESATGISYESYTHKYIFEPLHMDATGWSFNDVNMQNHATLYYAKDFEVPKYSLVTKADGGLITSNSDFSKYLIEMMRGYQGKGKLLSAASYKEMFRLQSKHSEIKEAMGGIFWDINDNKTIGHTGGDPGIITSCMFDPIKNRGYYLVTNTSEEFNINIERSIEKIWKTLINENPNHK is encoded by the coding sequence ATGAAAAAGGCAACCTCTTTACTTCTTCTTTTTTTAATATTCTCATGTGGAATAGATGATGATATTCTTCATACACACATAGAATTACAAGAATTATATGACGAGTCAGAACTAGTTGGGCTTTCTGTAGCCATAGTCGATAATAGAAAAGTGCTTTATAAAAATTCTTTTGGGCATGCAGATATTAATAAAAATAAAAGATATTCTAGCCATACAATTCAAAATATAGGATCTATATCCAAGACTTTTATCGCACTAGCAGTAATGAAAGCTGTAGAACAAGGGAAACTTGATTTGGACACCAATATCAATACATATTTACCATTTGATGTAATACATCCGCTTTATCCTGAAAAACCGATAACTGTTCGACATTTAGCAACTCATACTTCTGGAATTACAGATGGAGAAGTATACTATAGAAGTTATCTGTTTGAGGATCCCAATCAATTGGATGTATCTGCTTTCCCAGAGGATTATCAACCTATTGTAGAGCTAATTAAAGCAAATGTAAAAATAGATGATTCTGTTTTTTTCGAAAATGCATTATCCGCATCGGGTCCATGGTATTCTCAAGATAGTTTTCTGGAAAATGCTCCAGGAGAGAAATATGAATATAGCAATATTGCAGCAGCACTAGCAGCTTTTGTAGTAGAAAGTGCAACAGGAATTTCTTATGAGAGCTATACTCATAAATATATTTTTGAGCCTTTACATATGGATGCCACAGGATGGAGTTTTAATGACGTAAATATGCAAAATCATGCTACACTCTATTATGCTAAAGATTTTGAAGTTCCCAAGTATTCTTTAGTGACTAAAGCAGATGGTGGGCTTATAACCAGTAATTCTGATTTTAGTAAATATTTGATAGAAATGATGAGAGGCTACCAAGGGAAAGGAAAACTATTATCGGCAGCATCCTACAAAGAAATGTTTCGTCTTCAATCAAAACATAGTGAAATCAAAGAAGCAATGGGTGGTATTTTTTGGGATATTAATGACAATAAAACAATAGGGCACACAGGCGGGGATCCAGGGATAATAACATCATGTATGTTTGATCCAATAAAAAATAGGGGGTATTATTTAGTGACAAATACAAGTGAAGAATTCAATATTAATATCGAAAGATCAATAGAAAAAATCTGGAAAACATTGATTAATGAAAACCCAAATCACAAATAA
- a CDS encoding TonB-dependent receptor: MKKYILSSLILVFLSSFSIYSQEKFTLSGVISEKSSNETFIGVNVIFQEIGKGVVTNEYGFYSITLPQGKYKLQVSYLGFTDKILEIDLNEDKKLNVQLTESSEVLDEVIITEKTEKLSIKNPQMSINKLTAGTIKQIPVVLGEADVIKSIILLPGVTSGGEGASGFNVRGGSTDQNLILLDEATIFNSSHLFGFFSVFNPDAIKDIKLYKGGIPARYGGRVSSVLDIYQKEGNSKKFRINGGLGAVASRLLAEGPIVKDRGAFLVGGRASYAHLFLPLFDNDNIAYFYDLNTKLNYKINDNNNVYLSGYFGRDVFAIDEVFKNTYGNTVLNLRWNHLFSDKLFSNLSLIYSDYFYGLELDFVGFEWDSGIRNFNLKYDLKHYISDNFQLNYGINTIYFRFNPGEIKPNSEDSGINREKLIDKYANEFGAYIDAEHKISNNLTLQYGLRLSNFIRLGQNELNIYQNDNPLLFNEELQIYEDAKPIGTESFSRSDQIKTFTNLEPRVALAYAFNDNTSIKASYNRMAQYLHLLSNTSSPTPLDVWTPSGKYIKPQLLNQYALGYFKSINDDEYSLETEVFYKDIKNRIDYIDGADLIANNAIERDILNGEARAYGLEFLLRKNEGKFKGWLAYTLSKSEQRTPGRTPQEPGINNSKWYSTPYDKTHDVSFNGSYELNKKWKFGANFIFQTGQPTNYPTGQFEFQGLVVPVFDGPRNSERLPAYHRIDISATLTPRKNKTRKWRGEWVFSIYNIYNRKNAASITFKRNQDSYLNEAVRTSIFGIIPAVTYNFKF; encoded by the coding sequence TTGAAAAAATATATATTATCTAGTCTCATATTAGTATTCTTATCATCGTTCTCTATCTATAGTCAGGAAAAATTTACATTAAGCGGAGTTATTTCAGAAAAATCCAGTAACGAAACATTTATCGGAGTCAATGTCATATTTCAAGAAATAGGAAAAGGTGTAGTTACTAATGAATATGGTTTTTACTCTATCACCTTACCTCAAGGGAAATACAAACTACAGGTAAGTTATTTAGGGTTTACAGATAAGATTCTTGAAATTGACCTTAATGAAGATAAAAAACTTAATGTTCAGCTTACAGAGTCTTCAGAGGTTCTCGATGAAGTAATCATTACAGAAAAAACAGAAAAACTAAGCATTAAAAACCCTCAGATGAGTATTAATAAACTCACTGCAGGAACTATCAAACAAATCCCTGTAGTTCTGGGAGAAGCCGATGTGATCAAATCCATTATTCTTTTACCAGGAGTAACTAGTGGTGGTGAAGGAGCCTCTGGATTTAATGTACGAGGAGGATCAACAGATCAAAACCTTATTTTATTAGATGAAGCTACTATTTTTAACTCTTCTCATCTTTTTGGTTTCTTCTCTGTCTTTAATCCAGATGCAATAAAAGACATCAAACTTTACAAAGGTGGAATTCCAGCCAGATATGGTGGTCGCGTATCATCTGTATTAGATATTTATCAAAAAGAAGGAAATAGCAAAAAGTTCAGAATTAATGGAGGTCTTGGGGCAGTAGCAAGTAGATTGCTGGCAGAAGGTCCTATTGTAAAAGATCGAGGTGCATTTTTGGTAGGTGGTAGAGCTTCTTATGCGCATCTTTTTTTACCTCTTTTTGATAATGATAATATTGCATATTTCTATGATCTCAATACCAAACTAAATTATAAGATTAATGACAATAATAATGTATATCTGTCTGGTTATTTTGGTCGAGATGTATTTGCTATAGATGAAGTTTTTAAAAACACATATGGTAACACAGTACTTAATCTAAGATGGAATCATCTGTTTTCAGATAAACTGTTCTCTAATCTATCCCTCATATATTCTGATTATTTCTACGGATTAGAACTCGATTTTGTAGGTTTCGAATGGGATTCTGGAATCAGAAATTTTAATCTAAAATATGACCTGAAACATTATATCAGTGATAATTTTCAACTTAATTATGGTATCAATACTATCTATTTCAGATTTAATCCCGGTGAAATAAAACCCAATAGTGAAGATTCTGGAATCAATAGAGAAAAGCTTATCGATAAATATGCAAATGAATTCGGGGCGTATATTGATGCAGAACATAAAATCTCTAATAACTTAACACTTCAGTATGGACTTAGGTTAAGCAATTTTATCAGATTAGGACAAAATGAGCTTAACATCTATCAAAATGATAACCCTCTTTTATTTAATGAAGAATTGCAGATTTATGAAGATGCAAAACCGATAGGCACAGAAAGTTTTAGCAGAAGTGACCAAATAAAAACATTTACCAATTTAGAACCCAGAGTAGCCCTAGCATATGCTTTTAATGACAATACTTCAATAAAAGCTAGTTATAACAGAATGGCACAATATCTTCATTTATTATCAAATACTAGCTCCCCTACTCCTTTAGATGTATGGACTCCTAGTGGCAAATACATAAAACCACAATTACTTAATCAATATGCGCTAGGCTATTTTAAAAGTATTAATGATGATGAATATTCTCTAGAAACAGAAGTTTTTTATAAGGATATAAAAAATCGTATTGATTATATTGATGGTGCGGATCTAATTGCTAATAATGCTATCGAGCGAGATATTTTGAATGGAGAAGCTCGTGCTTATGGTTTAGAATTTCTATTAAGAAAGAATGAAGGAAAATTTAAAGGTTGGCTAGCCTACACCTTATCAAAATCAGAACAAAGAACTCCCGGTAGAACGCCGCAAGAACCAGGAATCAACAATAGCAAATGGTATAGCACCCCATATGATAAAACCCACGATGTATCCTTTAATGGAAGTTATGAACTAAACAAAAAATGGAAATTTGGAGCTAATTTCATATTCCAAACAGGGCAACCAACTAATTATCCTACAGGACAGTTCGAATTTCAAGGGTTAGTAGTACCGGTGTTTGATGGGCCACGAAATAGTGAACGATTACCGGCATACCACAGAATAGATATATCAGCTACTCTAACACCAAGAAAAAACAAAACCAGAAAATGGCGCGGAGAGTGGGTGTTTAGTATCTATAATATATATAACCGTAAAAATGCAGCATCAATTACTTTTAAAAGAAATCAGGATTCCTATTTAAATGAAGCCGTAAGAACTTCTATATTTGGAATTATACCCGCTGTGACCTATAACTTTAAATTCTGA
- a CDS encoding DUF4249 family protein — protein sequence MKKLIYILVILITSISCEDAIDIEVPNGKQRLVIDASFEYYLTETPVDTEGGVRLTLSAPFFDKDTPTVSDATVFITDLSNNSVINFIESIEPGFYTPNTTAFTPEFDTTYQLTVIYNNETFIATAQLIPTVPIDNVAQGDNTLFDDETEVVIFFTDDGTRDDFYLFDFDFSLFLASEDRFYQGEAFNFSYFYENMVNGRNVTIKILGIDERYYNYANLLIEQSEQEGGNPFQTPPALLRGNIINTTNIDNFALGYFNLSEANRFDFTIKE from the coding sequence ATGAAGAAATTAATCTATATACTGGTAATCCTCATAACATCAATTAGCTGTGAAGATGCAATTGATATAGAGGTCCCTAATGGAAAGCAAAGATTAGTAATTGATGCTTCTTTTGAATATTACCTAACCGAAACCCCAGTTGATACTGAAGGTGGAGTAAGACTTACATTATCAGCTCCATTTTTTGATAAAGATACTCCTACTGTGAGTGATGCTACTGTTTTTATTACAGACCTCTCTAATAATTCGGTTATCAATTTTATCGAGTCTATAGAGCCAGGGTTTTATACCCCAAACACAACTGCATTTACTCCAGAATTCGATACTACATATCAACTTACCGTTATCTACAACAATGAAACTTTTATTGCCACGGCACAACTTATTCCTACGGTTCCTATTGATAATGTAGCACAAGGTGATAATACGTTATTTGATGACGAAACCGAAGTTGTTATTTTCTTTACAGATGACGGAACTCGCGACGATTTTTATCTTTTCGATTTTGATTTCAGTTTATTTCTGGCAAGTGAAGATCGTTTTTACCAAGGCGAAGCATTCAATTTCTCTTATTTCTATGAAAATATGGTAAATGGACGTAATGTAACCATCAAAATACTAGGAATTGATGAACGTTATTACAACTATGCGAACCTTCTTATTGAACAAAGTGAACAAGAAGGAGGAAATCCATTTCAAACACCTCCTGCCCTATTAAGAGGTAATATCATTAACACAACTAATATTGATAATTTTGCCTTGGGATACTTTAACCTTTCTGAAGCTAATAGATTTGATTTTACTATAAAAGAATAG
- the murQ gene encoding N-acetylmuramic acid 6-phosphate etherase: protein MSFIKTTEQSSKYDHLEKMSINELLSNINKEDKTVPDAVEKSIPQVEALIAQIVPKLKDGGRIFYLGAGTSGRLGIVDASECPPTFGVSPDLVIGLIAGGDTAIRKSVEYAEDSTDQSWKDLQEYQVSEKDVVIGIAASGTTPYVISALQKCNENNITTGCITCNEGSPLALTAQFPIVITVGPEFVTGSSRMKAGTAQKLVLNMISTATMIQLGRVKGNKMVDMQLSNNKLVDRGIRMIMDELNINRELATRLLEQYGSVRNAIDNYGA, encoded by the coding sequence ATGTCATTTATAAAAACTACAGAACAATCCTCAAAATATGATCATTTAGAAAAAATGAGCATTAACGAGTTGCTTTCTAACATAAACAAAGAAGACAAAACAGTTCCTGATGCAGTAGAAAAATCTATTCCACAGGTTGAAGCTTTGATTGCTCAAATTGTACCAAAACTCAAAGATGGTGGTCGGATTTTCTATCTTGGAGCTGGAACAAGCGGCCGATTAGGAATTGTAGATGCCAGCGAATGCCCACCTACTTTTGGTGTTTCGCCCGATTTGGTTATCGGATTAATCGCTGGTGGTGATACTGCAATTCGTAAATCTGTAGAATATGCAGAAGATAGTACAGATCAAAGTTGGAAAGATTTACAAGAATATCAGGTTTCAGAAAAAGATGTCGTTATCGGCATTGCAGCTTCAGGTACTACTCCATATGTTATAAGTGCATTACAGAAATGTAATGAAAACAATATTACTACAGGATGTATTACTTGTAATGAAGGTAGCCCTTTGGCCCTAACTGCTCAATTTCCAATTGTCATTACTGTAGGTCCCGAATTTGTAACCGGAAGCTCTCGTATGAAAGCTGGTACTGCCCAAAAATTGGTTTTGAATATGATTTCTACAGCCACTATGATTCAATTAGGTCGAGTAAAAGGCAATAAAATGGTTGATATGCAACTTAGCAATAATAAGCTGGTAGATCGTGGCATACGAATGATCATGGATGAACTAAATATTAATAGAGAACTAGCAACCAGATTATTAGAACAATATGGTAGTGTTCGTAATGCTATAGATAATTATGGAGCCTAA